A genomic segment from Gracilinanus agilis isolate LMUSP501 chromosome 1, AgileGrace, whole genome shotgun sequence encodes:
- the LOC123244776 gene encoding MLX-interacting protein has product MQYLEKRKNPVCHFVTPLDGSVEVDEHRRPEAITTEGKYWKHRIEIVIREYHKWRTYFKKRLQKHKDEDLSSLVRDDDLLFWHKSGDGWDTPVPMEEDPLLDTDMLMSEFSDTLFSTLSSHQPMAWPNPREIAHLGNADMIQPGLIPLQPNFDFMDTFEPFQDLFSSSRSIFGPTLAGPTVSTAADPSSPPAQGPILSASALPTVSLPDSLIVTPGPASLSPTERRSCERGPRLGGPFIQPTDFGSPEPQLSGPQTFLPVYPGSLLSPSPAPTPSSPAMPLVPSPGATLSAQAPSTFLQSQKFEVGKSSSVITHTASATLTHDASATTFSQSQGLVLTAQQPAPPGPPCSLTVPPAVGPTQSRLTFVHPKSVPLASGRAKQPPKIVPAPKPEPVSLVLKNAYITPAAFSGQPQAVIVTPGLLKREGVLTSTISQPNVVIARAPGVTEFHSGILVAADLGHATSNQPSPASRLFSPSAVQDSLVKGEQISLHGSSSQMASPSSSRDCPNSGQASPCASEQSPSPQSPQNCSGKSSTDPPNVAAFKNRRMKHISAEQKRRFNIKIGFGTLNSLISNNCKLTSHAITLQKTVEYIAKLQQERSQMQDEAQRLREEIEELNTTIISCQQQLPATGVPVTRRQYDHMRDMFDEYVKSRTLQNWKFWIFSIIIKPLFESFKGMVSTTNLHELHQSALSWLDQHCSLPVLRPMVLLTLRQLSTTTAILTDPSRLPEQASEAVTRISKRTGDSQHP; this is encoded by the exons CTACAGAAGCACAAGGACGAGGACCTGTCCAGCCTGGTCCGG GATGATGACCTGCTTTTCTGGCATAAGAGTGGGGATGGGTGGGACACCCCAGTCCCCATGGAAGAGGACCCACTCTTGGACACAGACATGCTCATGTCAGAATTCAGTGACACCCTCTTTTCCACTCTTTCATCGCATCAACCAATGGCTTGGCCCAACCCACGGGAAATAG CACATTTGGGAAATGCAGACATGATCCAACCTGGACTAATCCCTCTACAGCCAAACTTTGACTTCATGGACACATTTGAACCTTTCCAGG ACCTCTTCTCATCCAGCCGCTCCATCTTTGGCCCTACACTTGCTGGACCTACTGTTTCAACTGCTGCAGACCCCAGTAGCCCACCAGCACAG gGACCCATCCTTTCAGCTAGTGCTCTGCCCACTGTGAGCCTCCCTGACAGCCTCATTGTTACACCAGGGCCAGCCTCCCTAAGCCCCACAGAAAGACGAAGCTGCGAGCGTGGGCCCCGACTTGGGGGCCCTTTCATCCAACCCACAGACTTTGGTAGCCCTGAGCCACAACTGAGTGGTCCACAGACTTTCCTTCCAGTGTATCCAGGTTCCCTGCTCTCTCCCAGCCCAGCACCAACACCATCTTCACCTGCAATGCCATTAGTGCCCTCTCCAGGGGCCACTCTAAGTGCCCAGGCTCCATCAACTTTTCTACAGTCACAGAAATTTGAAGTCGGCAAGTCCTCCTCAGTCATTACCCATACAGCCTCCGCTACACTCACCCATGATGCCTCTGCAACTACTTTCAGCCAGAGCCAGGGACTTGTGCTAACTGCACAACAACCAGCCCCACCAGGACCTCCTTGTAGCTTGACAGTGCCTCCAGCAGTTGGGCCAACCCAATCTCGCCTGACTTTTGTTCACCCTAAATCTGTGCCCCTGGCTAGTGGACGGGCCAAGCAACCCCCTAAAATAGTGCCTGCTCCCAAACCTGAGCCTGTGTCATTGGTGTTAAAGAATGCTTATATCACCCCAG CTGCCTTTTCAGGACAACCCCAAGCAGTGATTGTGACCCCTGGCCTTCTGAAGAGAGAAGGGGTATTGACCTCTACCATATCCCAGCCTAATGTAGTCATCGCCAGG GCTCCTGGTGTCACTGAATTCCACAGTGGCATCCTGGTTGCTGCAGACCTTGGCCATGCTACCAGCAACCAACCATCCCCAGCCTCTCGGCTCTTCTCCCCCAGTGCTGTTCAAGACTCCTTGGTGAAGGGCGAGCAGATCTCACTGCATGGAAGCAGTTCCCAAATGGCCTCTCCATCTTCTA gCAGAGACTGTCCTAACTCTGGCCAGGCCTCTCCTTGTGCATCAGAACAAAGTCCCAGTCCTCAGTCTCCGCAGAACTGCTCAGGGAAATCCTCTACAGACCCTCCAAATGTGGCTGCATTCAAG AACCGAAGGATGAAGCACATCTCAGCCGAACAGAAGAGACGGTTCAACATTAAGATTGGCTTTGGCACCTTAAACAGTCTGATCTCCAACAACTGCAAACTG ACTAGCCATGCAATCACACTGCAGAAAACGGTAGAATACATTGCCAAGCTTCAGCAGGAGAGAAGCCAGATGCAGGATGAAGCCCAGCGCCTCCGAGAGGAGATTGAGGAGCTCAATACCACCATCAT CTCCTGCCAGCAGCAGCTCCCTGCCACAGGCGTCCCTGTTACCCGGCGCCAGTATGATCACATGCGGGACATGTTTGATGAATATGTGAAAAGTCGAACTCTACAGAATTGGAAGTTCTGGATT TTCAGCATCATCATCAAACCATTGTTTGAGTCATTCAAGGGGATGGTGTCCACCACCAACCTGCATGAACTCCACCAGAGTGCCCTCTCCTGGCTGGACCAGCATTGTTCCCTCCCTGTTCTCAGGCCAA tGGTCTTGCTCACCCTCCGGCAGCTCAGCACTACAACCGCCATTCTCACAGACCCATCCCGGTTACCAGAGCAGGCATCGGAGGCTGTCACCAGAATCAGCAAGAGGACGGGGGACTCACAGCATCCTTGA